Genomic segment of Scomber scombrus chromosome 18, fScoSco1.1, whole genome shotgun sequence:
TCtttattaccagaaaaaaaagaaagaaagaaagaatgatcATAATTCAGTGTCACAGGCAGAGAACAGGGACAAATTTACCAAAcacctcatttatttatttatagctgTGGGTGTGATTTATCACAACATGAACAGGTCAGGTGAAAGCTTATtcttgaaatatatatataaatatacatctatatgtatatatatatatatatatatatatatatatatatatatatatatatatatatatatatatatatatatatatatatatatatatatatatatatatacatatgtatacaaTTTTACTTACAGAGTTTCCAGAGTTTTCTCAGGGTAAAGTTTGATTTGTTTAAATTCTGATTTAcagattgacatttttattgtccCAAATCTTCAAGCTCATTTCATCGTGGTCTGTTGCGTGGCTCACATCCATTTAAAATCTTGAACTAAAATGTACCATCTCATTTTATCCCACAGTGAAGCACACATGAAATGCATCTACATCTGGTTTAGAGCTTGTTAAAAGTTATTTTAGTGACCCACAATAATACATGTAGtcaaatctgtaaaaaaaaataaataaataaaaaaaatgtgtgtcagggtttttctttgtttatttatttatttgttttttggatTTGGCTTTTAAACTCAATATAGAGCGCAGATGTGACACAGTATTACTCCACTCAGTCTCCCACAGGTCATTGATCTGACATGAGTTTAATTTCAAATGACTTTAATTAGACTCCTCTGCTGCCTGTGAGGGACCATCCAGAATAAATCTTTGATTACCAATATGTGAAGGATTAGACTTAGATTCTCCTGTTCTTGAAGTGATTTTATGTCCTGAGGTCACAGAGATGGCTTAACTTTGAGTGCTTCTTATTTGTCTTTgcttattttgtattttgtatatatGACACAAGCCATAAAGACTGCATTTTGACCTGCAGCAGCACATTTATGAGGAGAAAATGGCTcaattgtaaaatataaactttacgctcaattatatttttatttcccaTTAGGTTACATACCACATCTGAAAAGATCAAACCAGCCTGGTATCACTAAATAGCCTATGAATAACAAGCCAATTTCTTAAGCCATTTTGCGTGTTATCACTAAGCATTTTCTGCTTTGCGCATACCATTTCATGCCATTTAGGTCTTAAATTTAGTTATGAAAAAAAGTGTGGTAGTAAATAGTTACGTGTGAGTGACAGGGGAAATTATGTATGTCAGATGACATCAATATAATgtgactttcttttcttttctttttaaggtAGTTTTGGCTTATTAGGAGGAGGCCGGTTGGATGGATGTTGGGTGTATGGCTCGATAGGTATAAAAGGCAAAAAGTTGCAAAAGCAGTAGCGCCCTAGTGGTCAAATCCAGCCAGGGACccatgctgcaggtcattcccctctctatCTCCCTGATTCCCattggcctctctgccagttacttaAAGGCatgaaaagcccaaaaataaatctttaacaaaaaaagttgcaaaagcAGCAGAAGACCACTGGAGACCAGACCGGACACTTTTACTGTCACATCTAGACATTTTAACCGGAcatttttactactttttactgatcattttaaccaaaactatgatctttccctaacttGAAcaaagtggtttttgtgcctaaacctaaccaacagcaataaatgacacacaaaaaGTGTACAATGCATAAACATGATACAAGAAATGTCCTTTAAAATGGCGTGCTATGTATACACCATGTATACACCCATGAGATCACGTTGCCGAATCGTGACGGCCAAACAAAGCTAGGCAACGGTAATTTTTTTCCACATGTTGGAGTGGTGTGCTTTGGAGgatattgtatttttaaccCTCACCACAACCAAAGAAAAGGTGTAAGGAATGGATTGAACAGTGTGTTTGTTCTAACGTCAACAAGCTACCTACCCACAGAATTAACCTAACCCAGCAACTTTTCAAACTATACTATTTTGTGTAGGGTTACAGATTACTTTTAACCAGTAAGTGGAAGCTGGTCTTGGATGTTTGAGAGAGGGATAACTTAGTCTGAATCCTTGAAGTCTTTTCTCTTGCGatgttaaaagtaaaacatacGAGttggaaagacaaaaaaatgccTTAAGCATTTAATAGCTACAATACTAGGTCTATACTGCAATGCAAGAGCTGTTTCATTAACTTCTGATAATTTGTGTAACTTTCAAGAACCGAaaatcttcatcacctcatgcAGTGACTGGCTATGTGTGTGGAAGAAAGCAGGATTTGAActtgtattctttttttgtttgttacactagtgtttctgtcactttttgtgAATGCCTTCTGGTAGAGGCTATCCAGTGTATCCAAAGTTGAAAGTAAAAAATTAATTGGTCAGCCTCCATTATCACTTAAACATCATGTGCTGTTGAGGAACGTAAAGCGTGACAGGactagcaacagtaactaaggggACAGGGTTTAGCGAGCATTTATTCAATACTTATTCCCTCTGGCttacacataaatacagagATGAATAATTTTCCCTGGCAGTATGAATAAAAACCATACAATTCACCAtcaagtttgtttttcctttataTAATCGGAATGACTCTACCTTGTCATGTGTCAATCAATCCTATATGTATATCGGTTACCGACTAACCAAGTCATCCACTGATATAGTATAATGTAGAACATTTAGAGACTGTTCACATAAGTTATATCATTAAGATGAATATCCACTGCATTTTTTCCAGATGGGAAAAGGAGAATTATTCTGGAGAAATATTCCCGAGTTTTGCTTTTCTAAATGTCTGCAAAGTGTCAATTTCACTCCACACTCTGTTATGAACTCTATATTTGAAGACTATGTACAGCACTTATACAGACAGTCCCACCAAAATTAtccaacattttgaaaatattaatacaaaacTATGCTATAGTCATGCACTTTATTGTTAGGATCATCTGCAAATTGAAACATGACagtttttgtttgcatttgctGAAGCTGAAAAACCATCTCAGGGAAGTAAAAGCAAAAAGTTTTCCAATGAGAAACGtgatgtgtttcatttttgcCAGTATGTTGGAGATCGGTCCTGCTTTTCCTCCAGCTGCATCAGAACGGTCTTCAGTGGTGTCCTCATGCCTTAGTATGACAGTCATTGGTCTCTTCATACATTACATGATACTTGCGTCCAAGaacaacaaaccaaaacactgaTGTTCTGGTAAGCAATCGCCAAATGTCAAATTTTAGATTCTCTACGCGAGGACACTGTTTCATGTCCAGGGGTGGATTGCTCTGATGAACAAATcctgttttcctctttctccacatctccctcctcctcctcatccctgcTGATGAAGGCCAGCTCGTTCTCATAGCAGAAGGAGTTGCCGCCAGACGTTGGAAACTTTCTCTCCTCTATGTCCCTGGCACTGCATCTTGGGGTGGACGGTACTTCGTATGTTTTGTGAAAGTAGGCGTAATCTATCCTGTATTGGCTCTTCTCTTCAAAGATGAGGGGCTCAAAGCGGTGACCCCAAAGGATCTCTGAGGGTAGGTAAGAGCTGCGTGCTTGCACCGTCATAGCTGTGGCCTCAACCAAACCTTCAAGTATGATAACTACTTCAAAGTCAGCTGTTTCTAGATCTTGCTTGCTGATGCCAAACAGTGGACTTTCTTCATCGATCTCATGAATTACAATGAGGGGTGCAACCAGAAACAGGCGGTCTGTGCCTTTGTCATAGCCTACATTCATGTCAATCTGATCCAGAGGGATATACTCGCCTTCCTCTGTGTAACGGGGCTTGACCAGCTGGGCTCTGACATGAGCCTCCACCACGTGGCTCTTCCTTAGATTTGCAACCCTAAACATGAGGCTCAACTTACCATCACGCATGGCGATGACAGCATTGTGGCTGAACAGCAGAGTTTCTGCACGCTTTTTGGGCCTTGCCATCTTGGCCATGATGGCACCAATCATGAAGGCATCGATGATGCAGCCAACAATGGACTGAAAGACGACCATGAAGACAGCAGCAGGGCATTCCTCAGTCACACAGCGAGATCCATATCCGATTGTTGTCTGGGTCTCAATGGAAAACAGGAAAGCTGCCACAAAGGTGTTGACCTGGATGACACAAGGAACAAAATTGTCGTCCCCACCATCGTGGTCCATGTCACCATGTAGGAGGCCAATGACCCAGAATGCCAGGCCGAACATTAGCCAAGACACCACAAACACCAGGCTGAACACAAGGAACATGTAT
This window contains:
- the kcnj12b gene encoding ATP-sensitive inward rectifier potassium channel 12, translated to MSVGRAHKHSFLSCEEEVGLRLSTMPAVGSFGNGKIHTRRKYHTRFVSKAGQCNVHFSNMDEKSQRYISDIFTTCVDIRWRYMFLVFSLVFVVSWLMFGLAFWVIGLLHGDMDHDGGDDNFVPCVIQVNTFVAAFLFSIETQTTIGYGSRCVTEECPAAVFMVVFQSIVGCIIDAFMIGAIMAKMARPKKRAETLLFSHNAVIAMRDGKLSLMFRVANLRKSHVVEAHVRAQLVKPRYTEEGEYIPLDQIDMNVGYDKGTDRLFLVAPLIVIHEIDEESPLFGISKQDLETADFEVVIILEGLVEATAMTVQARSSYLPSEILWGHRFEPLIFEEKSQYRIDYAYFHKTYEVPSTPRCSARDIEERKFPTSGGNSFCYENELAFISRDEEEEGDVEKEENRICSSEQSTPGHETVSSRRESKI